In Bacteroidia bacterium, a genomic segment contains:
- the pbpC gene encoding penicillin-binding protein 1C, with product MRLSLPGLRLWVSDPQRKPWHRFLWRHKGKVIFSFIFCVWFAFSLPSTLFEDPVSTVMVDRNGNLLGARIAEDGQWRFPEADSVPQKFATALITFEDKRFYSHPGVDPLAMARAIRLNLSSGGIVSGGSTLSMQVIRLSRKGKSRTFAEKFLEILLALRLEMRYSKEEILRLYAAHAPFGGNVVGLDAASWKYFGRETHKLSWSESAMLAVLPNAPSLIHPGKNRDALLTKRNRLLARLSESGVIDSTTARLAMLESLPEKPLPIPSYAPHLLEQIHQENVAQHKIAITRTTLRQNIQLQANAIISRRNVHLQQNGIHNAAALILEVETGDVVAYVGNTPCEAGENGCAVDLVTSLRSSGSILKPFLFASMLNDGELLPGMLVPDIPSHYSGFSPTNYDRTYSGAVPARRALSRSLNIPAVRMLKDYGIARFLNILRDWGITTLGRSADHYGLTLILGGGEVRLWELAGVYASMSRTLADYPSYSGLYDPAGFRPPNYHLEKSRGRLSASQFDQLQKSGHVSAAAVWHTFEAMVAVTRPENESFWENFSSSEKIAWKTGTSYGNRDAWSVGCTPDFVVAVWVGNADGEGRTGLTGATSAAPVMFDLFNALGTQQRWFSMPYDEMTQVSICRESGHRSQENCLVADTVWIPLSGTRTPVCPYHERINLDHTGTYRVHSECESPLNMIQRPFFILPPVQEIYYRSRNPDYVLLPDFRTDCQGAELARGRRMEMIYPGNDARIFVPKELDGKMGSTVFEVAHRDRTAQIYWHLDENFIGTTKEIHEMSLQPSAGKHKLTLVDDQGETLSRMFEILSETEK from the coding sequence ATGCGCCTATCACTGCCAGGACTTCGGTTATGGGTTTCAGACCCGCAGCGGAAGCCCTGGCATAGGTTTTTATGGAGACATAAGGGCAAAGTAATATTTTCTTTTATTTTCTGCGTGTGGTTTGCGTTTTCTCTGCCATCCACACTTTTTGAAGATCCTGTTTCGACTGTGATGGTTGACCGGAATGGAAATCTTCTCGGGGCGCGTATTGCCGAAGACGGGCAGTGGCGTTTTCCTGAAGCTGATTCCGTACCCCAAAAATTTGCCACCGCACTGATTACTTTTGAAGACAAGCGATTTTATTCCCATCCGGGTGTTGACCCGCTGGCAATGGCGCGTGCGATCAGGCTGAATCTCTCCAGCGGAGGCATTGTCAGTGGAGGAAGTACCCTGAGTATGCAGGTAATCCGCCTTTCGAGAAAAGGCAAATCGCGAACATTTGCAGAAAAATTTCTGGAAATACTGCTGGCGCTAAGACTGGAAATGCGCTATTCGAAAGAAGAAATTCTCCGTCTGTATGCGGCTCATGCACCCTTTGGCGGTAACGTCGTCGGCCTGGATGCTGCTTCATGGAAATACTTTGGCAGAGAAACACACAAGCTCTCCTGGTCTGAGTCTGCGATGCTGGCAGTTTTGCCCAATGCGCCCAGCCTGATTCACCCCGGCAAAAACCGTGATGCTCTGCTGACTAAACGCAACCGCCTGCTGGCGCGATTGTCTGAATCAGGGGTAATTGATTCCACCACCGCCCGGCTCGCAATGCTGGAAAGCCTGCCCGAAAAACCGTTGCCGATTCCTTCCTATGCACCCCATTTATTAGAACAAATTCACCAGGAAAATGTCGCACAGCATAAGATTGCCATTACACGTACAACCCTGAGGCAAAATATTCAACTACAGGCAAATGCAATCATCAGCCGCAGAAATGTGCATTTACAGCAAAATGGTATTCACAATGCTGCAGCTTTGATTCTGGAGGTAGAAACCGGCGATGTCGTTGCTTATGTGGGAAATACGCCATGTGAGGCGGGCGAGAATGGCTGTGCGGTCGATTTGGTTACCTCTTTGCGAAGTTCGGGCAGTATTTTGAAACCTTTTCTGTTTGCCTCCATGCTCAATGACGGGGAGTTATTACCCGGCATGTTGGTTCCTGATATTCCTTCTCATTATTCGGGGTTTAGTCCTACCAATTATGACCGCACGTATAGTGGCGCAGTTCCAGCCCGCAGGGCGCTTTCCCGGTCGCTCAACATCCCCGCCGTGCGGATGCTCAAAGATTATGGGATCGCCCGATTTCTGAATATTCTTCGCGACTGGGGCATTACGACTTTGGGCCGTTCTGCCGATCATTACGGACTAACGCTGATACTTGGTGGCGGCGAGGTGCGTTTGTGGGAGCTCGCAGGCGTTTACGCCAGTATGAGCCGGACGCTGGCTGACTATCCTTCCTACAGTGGGCTTTATGACCCGGCGGGATTCCGTCCGCCCAACTACCATCTGGAAAAATCACGGGGCAGGCTTTCCGCTTCCCAATTTGATCAGCTGCAAAAATCAGGTCATGTAAGTGCAGCCGCAGTCTGGCATACTTTCGAAGCAATGGTAGCGGTAACGCGCCCCGAAAATGAGAGTTTTTGGGAGAATTTTTCTTCCTCGGAAAAAATCGCATGGAAGACAGGCACCAGTTATGGAAACCGGGACGCATGGTCGGTAGGCTGTACGCCTGATTTTGTCGTGGCGGTCTGGGTGGGCAATGCAGATGGGGAAGGGCGAACCGGACTGACGGGCGCGACATCGGCAGCGCCGGTCATGTTTGACCTGTTTAATGCATTGGGTACACAGCAGCGATGGTTTTCCATGCCATATGACGAAATGACGCAGGTGTCCATTTGCCGTGAAAGCGGGCATAGGAGCCAGGAAAACTGTCTGGTAGCCGATACTGTTTGGATTCCGCTTTCCGGAACAAGAACGCCCGTGTGTCCTTACCATGAAAGAATAAATCTGGATCATACCGGAACATACCGCGTGCACAGCGAATGTGAATCTCCGCTGAATATGATTCAACGCCCATTTTTTATTTTGCCACCCGTACAAGAAATCTACTACCGTTCCCGCAACCCGGACTATGTACTTCTGCCAGACTTTCGCACCGATTGTCAGGGGGCAGAACTGGCAAGAGGAAGAAGGATGGAAATGATTTATCCGGGGAATGATGCGCGGATTTTTGTTCCCAAAGAACTTGACGGGAAAATGGGCAGTACCGTGTTTGAGGTTGCACATAGAGACCGGACGGCACAGATCTACTGGCATCTGGATGAAAACTTTATCGGGACCACGAAAGAAATTCACGAAATGAGTCTTCAGCCTTCTGCAGGAAAACACAAATTGACGTTGGTAGATGATCAGGGCGAAACCCTTTCCCGCATGTTTGAAATCCTTTCAGAAACAGAAAAATAG
- the yidC gene encoding membrane protein insertase YidC, with product MDRNSITGLILMVLLTVVYFYFFAPKPAPPKTPTNNTETLSTVTPDSLSPSPSRQTLPNDGGIVAGDSQQVMQLRDRYSNLYKLVTGEEKIITVKTDELTVNINTKGGHIQSAFLNSYVTFDSLPLPIIADDPRNEFYFPFAYEGRAVRSDELFFEPSEAGFTISGDETKTLTLRANIEDGKYIEQVYHFKGNTYDLGYEINFEGIRESLGRESSFTILWKSYMPKTELAIKNLRQKSTVAYRVGNDVDKLSYSDKPESEKLTALVKWISFKSQFFSHILIADETFRSGTVSMTTPENDETINRIMDAKLVVDIDKSNSNKNKFSLYMGPNEFYTLRSYGLDLEDEMDLGWPFVSWINKGTVYVFKFLENYIGNYGLIIIILAILIRTLMFPLSYKSFISMAKMRVLNGTQEMKDLDVKHKDDPQKLQMAKMAVYKEMGVSMFGGCLPMILSYPFLIALFFFFPQSVELRQQSFLWAQDLSTYDSILSWDTHIPLVSSFYGNHVSLFTILMAISTFVYTIYQQRSQPATAANAQMKYISYFMPFFLLIFLNSYAAGLSLYYFMSNILQIAQTLTIGLFQSDEKLLAQMYEKRDAQKGKKGKGGGSGKATKSRLEQWVENQQKKQQNALKDRQQEEGPNRRSRRQK from the coding sequence ACTCCCACCAATAATACAGAAACACTCTCTACGGTTACACCAGACTCGTTGAGTCCGTCGCCGTCCAGGCAAACCCTTCCAAACGATGGAGGGATTGTTGCAGGTGATTCGCAGCAGGTCATGCAACTCCGCGACCGCTACAGCAACCTATATAAGCTTGTCACCGGTGAGGAAAAAATCATCACGGTAAAAACGGATGAGCTTACGGTAAATATCAACACAAAAGGCGGACATATTCAATCTGCTTTTCTGAATAGTTATGTGACGTTTGATTCTCTTCCGCTCCCTATTATCGCCGATGACCCGCGCAATGAGTTTTATTTTCCTTTTGCTTATGAGGGACGTGCGGTCAGGTCTGACGAGTTGTTTTTTGAGCCTTCGGAAGCAGGATTTACCATTAGCGGAGATGAGACAAAGACGCTGACACTCCGGGCAAATATTGAGGATGGAAAGTATATCGAGCAGGTATATCATTTCAAAGGCAATACCTATGATTTAGGCTATGAGATCAATTTTGAGGGAATTCGTGAGTCACTGGGACGAGAATCTTCTTTTACCATTCTCTGGAAATCCTATATGCCTAAAACCGAGCTGGCTATCAAAAATCTCAGGCAGAAGTCAACCGTTGCGTATCGCGTAGGCAACGACGTGGATAAGCTTTCCTATTCTGATAAACCTGAATCTGAAAAGTTGACCGCTCTGGTAAAATGGATTTCCTTTAAAAGCCAGTTTTTCTCCCATATCCTCATTGCAGATGAGACGTTTCGCTCCGGCACCGTTTCCATGACAACGCCCGAAAATGATGAAACGATCAACCGGATCATGGATGCAAAACTTGTCGTGGATATTGATAAATCCAATTCCAACAAGAATAAGTTTTCGCTCTATATGGGCCCCAATGAGTTTTATACTTTGCGGTCTTATGGGCTGGACCTGGAAGATGAAATGGATTTAGGCTGGCCATTTGTAAGCTGGATCAATAAAGGAACGGTTTATGTCTTTAAATTTCTGGAAAATTATATCGGGAATTACGGTCTGATCATTATTATTCTCGCGATCCTGATCCGTACGCTGATGTTCCCGCTTTCATACAAGAGCTTCATTTCTATGGCCAAGATGCGGGTGCTCAACGGAACCCAGGAAATGAAAGATCTGGATGTAAAACATAAAGACGATCCGCAAAAACTCCAGATGGCCAAAATGGCGGTGTATAAGGAGATGGGGGTGAGTATGTTTGGGGGCTGTCTGCCCATGATTTTATCCTATCCGTTTCTGATTGCATTGTTCTTTTTCTTCCCCCAATCGGTTGAATTGAGGCAACAATCTTTCCTTTGGGCACAAGACCTTTCTACCTATGATTCTATTTTATCATGGGACACCCATATTCCGCTGGTTAGTTCATTTTATGGTAATCACGTCAGTTTGTTTACCATTCTGATGGCGATCTCCACATTTGTCTATACCATTTACCAACAGCGTTCGCAACCTGCTACGGCTGCAAATGCGCAAATGAAGTATATCTCTTACTTCATGCCGTTTTTCCTGTTGATTTTCCTCAACAGTTATGCCGCAGGTCTGAGTTTGTATTATTTTATGTCAAACATACTCCAGATCGCACAAACGCTGACGATTGGCCTTTTCCAGAGCGATGAAAAACTGCTCGCCCAGATGTACGAAAAACGAGACGCGCAAAAGGGTAAAAAAGGCAAAGGCGGAGGAAGTGGAAAGGCCACCAAGTCGCGACTGGAACAATGGGTGGAAAACCAGCAGAAAAAACAACAGAATGCGTTAAAGGACCGCCAGCAGGAAGAAGGCCCTAACCGCCGTTCGAGAAGACAAAAATAA
- a CDS encoding DUF6443 domain-containing protein: MPFRNTILRYLFPLLLILSLGSGFQLFAQPALSSMRAIDLRNNLTIPAGPEASSLGQYGDVGISRHTGALDFSIALASIGDKVLNWNFSLRYDGSGVKPDMLPAQVGQNWSLEGGGVITRSVQGFPDLDNNYYNAVKHWQTTPTEFLDLIHENYFLDSVARGSIETQPDLFSFNFGSFSGKFYIKPDKTIFFEDATDLEIIPAYITNAGGQNGDISSFQIRDAAGFIYTFEYPETTAITYDVNYDFPLANTSYTYHSAWYLKEVKHPNEGMGKITFDYDVVTTPFTPVINNWLTQSMTYTTGPAPDGWNCNQELCGGTAPSTNSASATVAIITNRRFIKEAKFFKGTSAIEKLTFTNANNTCTHAYGGKQLNSLARYTGPGATVENTGWAFSYACREGRLFLSSVYERKSTTAAKPPYSFTYNTTPIPAPGTIDRDYWGYANLNNGSGAIPSYTTPCPGGTTYAGNGVRTPDETRMKAGILTQITYPTGGYTIIDYEGHQVASFDVCLPTLTLVGGLRVKEIRSYAKTGVLAFKKQYKYTAGLGSGDSSGKLLHPFRIGKTTQNQHFPLQAQGECNPLGMSYTCTSVTLNATPTITLDRVSGSHVGYSRVEEINNGKTVYFFRNIVGNASGDNGDVLTKEIYDAADNLLEKTDYTYIIGTTGVLYSMVAEAHDVQDNKSVLCKIIGTNSYEWRLPCCGPGTGTGGCQQSATFQSKLKRNYTTIVSRKKRVTTEVTTYNSQPYTANQTSLIKKTEYQYSYTSALLPTEVKILDGGNNELSRQVMVYPTSGNVPAAMLTKRMYSEPVEVVYYINGSQVYGTKKLYPGSGNVHIPTTIQEKYASGSYADLYLVTQFDTANGNIRSAKRQYDQESSYIYSSDGARITAAVANATINEMAFTSFDHADSYQGGWINLNTAYVKYVVNGGASGNGYYQASAATYLASPALTAGKYIVSYYSKGSPITISNNSGSTTVHRNIYGSDTEHAGGWVYSEHIVSLTHSLRVNIPAGAYLDELRIYPADAQMKSFTYDKNTYLPQCISDVDGKINRFEYDVLNRLITGRDVNDHFVLTHDYFYANTSTYNAVYTRQIQTEGITTTPAAAALTGTDVQRSYAYFDGLGRADQTVALDASPAANDRVSFPQYDTYGRPYREYLPYTVNGTGTAVNNSYRTSATSEQSGFYTALGGNAFTEQILEVSPLSRPQGIKHPGAWNTVPTSVKYSFNATKEVRDARTANAYYAPNTLFKVESKDEDQKTVLTYTDLLGRKVMENRGNTLTYYLYDLVGNITEVIQPEGAKLLHSTAAYTVNTPAVNKFCFRYTYDSRYRMISKYVPGTQAAATYSYDRLDRPVLSTDPNGFKTFTKYDILGRVILTGKYTGTATPQPTDGLFENKTATGHFYTTNLSFPTSATEVYTVQYYDDYDFDGNYTDNYTYSLWTTAEQFIYANEAYRFARGMSTGLKTGVLNTAGTAPTVFAESYPFYDKKGREILTHSVHPYNGTDRMWRQYHFMGWVLHSRLQHTSVLNSVSQTYVVNQRYTYDHAGRLKNTYHKIGDNGTEVLLSENTYGERDELQQKRLAGSQEVDYQYNIRMWLTDINDASGCSATDLFAQRINYNTANANLSAAAHYNGNISSIEWRVGANCQVNGQNRNKAAYGFTYDSQNRLTKAVYGEYNSSNAWQSSALNRYSVNPITYDDNGNITSLIRNGWISGATYGDIDKLTYSYDGDYANQLTAITEISDLTRGFKKISSGADGYEYDNNGNLTADGYRGITSITYNHLNLPAKITYDATKYIELTYDASGRKWKKTTMDRSTTTSKYYFGPIEYNGSTLEALYHEEGRAVPDGNGGYDYEYAIRDHLGSTRVMFEMVNGTATLIEEHHNYPFGMELGGPAFVGGTNPYRYTGKEWETDLDLGLYDFGARWYDPAAGRWWGVDAMADRAPGWTPYRYGFNNPLKFGDPSGNYETDYYYNGKWIGTDNENNNLVAFVTNKENAEEIRKNSESGNLVDKNPALKNGFENSDMFVMNKDVVDQTSALISHAEGLGGDNEVQYVLTKNEDGNYKRTSENIGNKVEYLPGSRAEVGVPPPGDVTIHNHPLNFGISESGTVAYPVDASPNNDLPGFLNYEMNIIFGKSGTNITTVANPNTREITGSDTRPKVVDVYVGSRKRFSTSPSAIHNASMGPSGKTYKKFLKNQ; this comes from the coding sequence ATGCCATTCAGGAACACAATACTACGGTATCTCTTCCCCCTGCTGCTCATTCTTAGTCTTGGCAGTGGTTTTCAACTATTCGCGCAGCCGGCTTTATCCTCGATGCGGGCGATTGATTTGCGCAACAATCTGACCATCCCGGCGGGGCCGGAGGCTTCTTCGCTGGGGCAATATGGCGATGTGGGGATTTCCCGCCATACCGGTGCGCTGGACTTTTCGATTGCCCTGGCTTCCATCGGTGACAAGGTACTGAACTGGAATTTCAGCCTTCGCTATGACGGCAGCGGGGTAAAGCCTGACATGTTGCCCGCTCAGGTGGGCCAGAACTGGTCCCTGGAAGGGGGGGGGGTAATTACCCGCAGCGTGCAGGGATTTCCCGATCTGGACAATAACTACTACAACGCCGTGAAACACTGGCAGACCACCCCCACGGAATTTCTGGATCTTATCCACGAAAATTATTTTCTGGATAGCGTCGCCCGTGGCAGTATTGAGACACAGCCCGACCTGTTCAGCTTTAATTTTGGCTCTTTTTCCGGGAAATTTTATATCAAACCCGACAAGACGATTTTCTTTGAGGATGCGACCGACCTGGAGATTATTCCAGCTTATATCACCAATGCAGGCGGCCAAAACGGCGACATCAGCAGTTTTCAAATCCGCGATGCCGCAGGGTTTATTTATACTTTCGAATATCCGGAGACAACCGCCATCACCTACGATGTCAATTATGATTTTCCCCTGGCCAATACCAGCTATACCTACCATTCCGCCTGGTATTTAAAGGAAGTGAAACATCCCAACGAGGGCATGGGCAAAATTACCTTTGATTATGACGTGGTGACCACGCCTTTTACCCCGGTGATCAACAACTGGCTGACCCAATCGATGACCTATACGACCGGCCCCGCTCCGGACGGGTGGAACTGCAACCAGGAATTGTGCGGCGGCACGGCCCCTTCAACAAACAGTGCCTCCGCTACCGTCGCCATTATCACCAATCGCCGGTTTATCAAAGAAGCGAAATTTTTCAAAGGCACTTCGGCCATCGAAAAACTGACTTTCACCAACGCCAACAATACCTGTACCCATGCTTATGGCGGCAAACAACTCAATTCCCTGGCACGATACACCGGTCCGGGTGCTACAGTCGAAAACACCGGCTGGGCCTTTAGCTACGCCTGCCGCGAGGGGCGGTTATTCCTCTCCTCGGTCTATGAACGCAAAAGTACCACTGCCGCCAAACCTCCTTATTCTTTTACTTACAATACGACTCCTATCCCTGCTCCGGGTACCATCGATCGCGATTATTGGGGGTATGCCAATCTGAATAACGGTTCGGGTGCGATCCCTTCCTACACCACCCCGTGCCCGGGCGGTACTACTTATGCCGGTAATGGCGTACGCACCCCCGACGAAACCCGGATGAAGGCCGGCATCCTGACCCAGATCACCTATCCCACCGGAGGTTATACGATCATTGACTATGAAGGGCATCAGGTAGCAAGTTTTGATGTGTGTTTGCCCACGCTGACGCTGGTCGGCGGGCTACGGGTAAAAGAGATTCGGTCTTACGCCAAGACGGGCGTCCTGGCATTCAAAAAGCAGTACAAATATACCGCGGGTCTGGGTTCAGGCGATAGCAGCGGCAAACTGCTGCACCCCTTCCGGATCGGAAAAACGACTCAAAATCAACATTTTCCTCTACAGGCACAGGGGGAATGCAATCCACTGGGAATGTCCTATACCTGTACCTCGGTGACCTTGAATGCGACCCCGACGATTACCCTTGACCGGGTGAGTGGTTCCCATGTGGGTTACTCCCGTGTGGAAGAAATCAATAACGGCAAAACGGTCTATTTTTTTAGAAATATCGTGGGCAATGCTTCGGGCGACAATGGCGATGTGCTCACCAAAGAAATCTATGACGCTGCCGACAACCTGCTGGAAAAAACCGATTACACCTATATCATCGGTACTACCGGCGTATTGTACAGCATGGTAGCCGAAGCCCACGATGTGCAGGATAATAAAAGCGTACTCTGCAAAATAATCGGAACCAACTCGTATGAATGGCGTCTGCCCTGCTGTGGTCCCGGAACCGGTACCGGCGGCTGCCAGCAGTCGGCCACTTTTCAGAGTAAGTTGAAGCGGAATTACACAACGATCGTTTCACGCAAAAAACGGGTAACCACCGAAGTCACCACCTACAACTCCCAACCCTATACCGCCAACCAGACCTCCCTGATCAAAAAGACCGAATACCAGTACAGTTACACCTCGGCTCTCCTGCCTACAGAAGTAAAAATACTCGACGGTGGCAACAACGAACTCAGCAGACAAGTAATGGTTTACCCCACCTCCGGCAACGTTCCTGCGGCTATGCTGACCAAACGGATGTACAGCGAGCCGGTGGAAGTGGTTTATTATATCAACGGATCACAGGTATATGGAACCAAGAAGTTGTATCCCGGCAGTGGGAATGTCCATATTCCGACCACTATTCAGGAAAAATATGCCAGCGGAAGTTATGCCGACCTGTATCTGGTGACCCAGTTTGACACAGCGAACGGAAACATTCGTTCCGCCAAACGACAATACGATCAGGAAAGCAGCTACATTTATTCCAGCGACGGTGCCCGGATCACCGCTGCTGTCGCCAACGCTACGATCAACGAAATGGCCTTTACCAGTTTTGATCATGCAGACAGTTATCAGGGGGGCTGGATCAATCTCAATACCGCTTATGTCAAATACGTAGTCAATGGCGGTGCTTCAGGCAACGGATATTACCAGGCTTCCGCAGCCACTTATCTGGCCAGTCCCGCGTTAACTGCCGGTAAATACATCGTGTCCTATTATTCCAAAGGCAGCCCCATTACGATCTCCAATAACAGCGGTTCCACGACCGTACACCGCAATATTTACGGCAGCGATACCGAACACGCCGGAGGCTGGGTGTACTCCGAACATATCGTCTCGCTGACCCACTCCCTCCGGGTAAATATCCCGGCCGGGGCTTACCTTGACGAGCTGCGCATTTACCCGGCAGATGCTCAGATGAAGAGTTTTACCTACGACAAAAACACCTATCTGCCCCAGTGTATCAGCGACGTGGATGGCAAAATCAACCGCTTTGAATACGACGTGCTCAACCGGCTGATCACAGGCCGGGACGTAAACGACCATTTTGTGCTGACCCATGACTACTTTTATGCCAATACCAGCACCTACAATGCGGTCTATACCCGCCAGATTCAGACTGAGGGCATCACGACTACCCCAGCGGCGGCAGCCCTTACCGGCACCGATGTGCAGCGCAGTTACGCTTACTTTGATGGCCTGGGCCGGGCAGATCAAACCGTGGCCCTTGACGCATCCCCTGCCGCCAACGACAGAGTCAGTTTTCCGCAATACGACACCTACGGAAGACCTTACCGGGAGTACCTGCCCTATACCGTCAATGGCACCGGCACGGCGGTGAACAACAGCTACCGCACCAGTGCAACAAGCGAACAATCCGGCTTTTACACCGCACTGGGCGGAAATGCATTTACCGAACAAATCCTCGAAGTCTCCCCCCTGTCCCGACCGCAAGGTATCAAACATCCAGGGGCATGGAATACGGTTCCTACTTCGGTAAAGTATTCTTTTAACGCGACCAAAGAGGTGCGCGATGCCCGAACCGCCAATGCCTATTACGCCCCGAATACACTCTTTAAAGTAGAAAGCAAAGACGAAGATCAAAAAACCGTCTTAACCTATACCGATTTGCTGGGCCGGAAAGTCATGGAGAACCGGGGCAATACCCTGACTTACTATCTGTATGATCTGGTGGGTAATATCACCGAGGTCATACAGCCCGAAGGGGCCAAACTGCTGCACAGCACCGCTGCTTACACGGTAAATACCCCTGCGGTCAACAAATTTTGTTTCCGCTATACCTATGACAGCCGCTACCGCATGATCAGCAAATACGTGCCAGGAACCCAGGCCGCCGCCACGTACAGCTATGATCGCCTCGATCGGCCAGTGCTGAGCACCGATCCCAATGGCTTCAAAACATTTACCAAATACGACATTCTGGGCCGGGTCATCCTGACCGGAAAATATACCGGTACGGCAACGCCCCAGCCTACCGACGGATTATTCGAAAACAAAACCGCTACCGGACACTTTTATACGACGAATCTATCCTTCCCGACCTCAGCAACCGAAGTCTATACGGTGCAATACTATGACGACTACGACTTTGACGGCAACTATACCGACAATTACACCTATTCGCTCTGGACGACGGCGGAGCAATTTATCTATGCCAACGAGGCGTATCGGTTTGCCCGGGGCATGAGTACCGGCCTCAAGACCGGGGTGCTGAACACTGCCGGAACCGCCCCCACCGTTTTTGCCGAATCCTACCCCTTTTACGACAAGAAGGGCCGGGAGATACTGACCCATTCTGTCCACCCCTACAACGGCACCGACCGGATGTGGCGGCAGTATCACTTTATGGGTTGGGTATTGCATAGCCGGTTGCAGCACACTTCGGTGCTTAACTCGGTGTCCCAAACCTACGTCGTCAACCAACGCTACACCTACGATCATGCGGGCAGACTGAAAAACACCTACCACAAGATCGGCGACAACGGCACGGAGGTGCTGCTCTCCGAAAACACCTACGGCGAGCGGGACGAACTGCAACAAAAACGCCTGGCCGGAAGTCAGGAGGTGGATTATCAGTACAACATCCGTATGTGGCTGACCGACATCAACGATGCCAGTGGCTGTTCGGCCACCGACCTTTTTGCCCAGCGGATCAACTACAACACCGCCAATGCCAACCTGAGCGCCGCCGCCCATTACAACGGCAATATTTCCTCGATCGAATGGCGGGTCGGTGCCAACTGCCAGGTCAACGGCCAAAACCGCAACAAAGCCGCCTACGGCTTCACCTACGACAGCCAGAACCGGCTGACCAAAGCCGTTTACGGCGAATACAACAGCAGCAACGCCTGGCAAAGTAGCGCGCTCAACCGCTACAGCGTGAATCCCATCACCTATGACGACAACGGCAACATCACGAGCCTCATCCGGAACGGCTGGATCAGCGGCGCGACCTATGGCGACATTGACAAACTCACCTACAGCTACGACGGCGACTACGCCAACCAACTCACCGCCATCACCGAAATCTCCGACCTCACACGCGGCTTCAAAAAAATCTCCTCCGGTGCGGACGGCTACGAATATGACAACAACGGCAACCTCACCGCCGACGGTTATCGCGGCATCACCAGCATCACCTACAACCATCTGAACCTCCCCGCAAAAATCACTTACGACGCCACAAAGTACATCGAACTCACCTACGACGCCTCCGGGCGCAAGTGGAAAAAAACCACCATGGACCGCAGCACCACCACCTCAAAGTACTACTTCGGCCCCATCGAATACAATGGCAGCACGCTCGAAGCGTTGTACCATGAGGAGGGCCGAGCCGTACCGGATGGAAATGGGGGCTACGACTACGAGTATGCGATCCGCGACCATTTAGGAAGCACAAGAGTCATGTTTGAAATGGTAAACGGAACCGCTACGCTGATTGAAGAGCATCACAACTATCCCTTCGGCATGGAGTTGGGCGGCCCGGCCTTTGTGGGCGGTACGAACCCGTACCGGTACACGGGGAAGGAGTGGGAAACCGATTTGGACTTGGGTCTTTACGACTTCGGGGCAAGATGGTATGATCCGGCGGCGGGGCGTTGGTGGGGAGTGGATGCGATGGCGGATCGGGCGCCGGGCTGGACGCCGTATCGGTATGGGTTTAATAACCCGTTGAAGTTTGGCGATCCGAGTGGGAATTATGAAACGGATTACTACTATAATGGAAAATGGATAGGAACAGATAATGAAAATAATAATTTAGTGGCTTTTGTAACTAATAAAGAAAATGCTGAAGAAATAAGGAAGAATTCTGAAAGTGGTAACCTTGTGGACAAAAACCCAGCGTTGAAGAATGGTTTTGAAAATTCCGATATGTTCGTGATGAACAAAGATGTTGTTGATCAAACATCCGCGTTAATTTCACATGCTGAGGGGTTGGGCGGTGATAATGAAGTTCAGTATGTACTGACAAAAAATGAAGACGGCAACTACAAGCGTACTTCCGAAAATATTGGGAATAAAGTAGAATATCTTCCTGGATCAAGAGCTGAAGTGGGTGTACCCCCTCCGGGAGATGTTACAATTCATAATCATCCCCTGAATTTTGGAATATCTGAATCTGGTACTGTAGCGTATCCAGTCGATGCATCTCCCAATAATGATCTTCCTGGGTTTCTCAATTATGAAATGAATATTATTTTTGGAAAAAGCGGCACAAATATTACAACTGTTGCCAATCCCAATACAAGGGAAATCACTGGATCAGATACACGACCAAAAGTAGTAGATGTGTATGTTGGTTCACGTAAAAGATTTTCAACTAGCCCATCTGCAATTCATAATGCCTCTATGGGACCATCAGGAAAAACCTACAAGAAATTTTTAAAAAACCAGTAA